The sequence CGTACAAATCAAGTTCTAATTCACTATCACGTAGCATCTTTAAAAATGCTAAACGCTTGCGATGATTCTCGGTACGATTGATACCGGATGTAACCCAACTTAGAGGTTTCGCTTTAATCGGTGGCGGCATTTCATTTAACTCTCGAAATGAGTTAGAGTAATACCAAATTGCGGGCATATAATCGGGATTGGGTGCATAATCATCAGGCCCTGAAACATAGCTACAATAGTTTTGGGCTGCTTGATAAAATTTTTTGTTCTTTTCAACAACTTCTTCTAAAGGTGGTTCTCGCAACAAATAAATTACCTTGTCTTTAGGCATTCCTCGAAGCTTTTCCTTGAAGGTTTTTTGTACTTTTTCGTAATGATTTTGTCGCTTTCTGTTCTTCCAGAATAATAAATGTTTCTGCGGTGGTTTGGGGAAACTCGTGTAATTATACATCAACAGAAAATCCGGTTTTGGATCTGTCGAAACTAGTTGAATATTATCCCAAATGCCAAAATGTTCGGGAGTTTGTTGCCACAACCAATCGCTTGCGTTATCCAAAGCGCTATAGCTGCTCATCATGCCAATTTTAATTTTATTTGTAGTCATATGATTATTTGTATTAATTAGGGAGTAGGGAATAGGGAATAGAATTTTTATAACTCTCAACTCTTAAGTCCTAACTCATAACTTTTAACTGTTTACTGTTCACTGTTCACTGATAACTGGTTTCAGAGATTCATCAACATAACTGAGGATTTTCGCGGCTCGATTTTCCCAAGAAAACTGCTTGACGAAATCGATACTATTAGAATAACCTTCGATTTTTCGGGGATGGGTTTCCAAAACTTGCGCTATTGATGCTCTAAATTCACTGGAACTATCAGGTTCGCACCAAGCGGCGATCGCCTTTGTATTCTCAAACTCGGTTAAAGAAGGAATTTTTGTAGATACGATAGGTGTTCCAGAAGCAAAGTAGTCAAATAGCTTCAGAGGAGACGTAAAAGTTGCAGCTTTTCCAGAGCAGTGAGGATGAGCTAAGATATCGGCAGCTTGTAATAATGATGCTAATTCTTGTTGCAAGATAAAGCCGAGAAAGGTAATATTATCAACTCCTTTCTCTTGGGCTAATTGCTGATAATGTTTTACCTGCTTTTCCTTGCCTCCAGCACATACAAATTGAACCTGAGGTAACTGCTTAGCCACATCGATTAAAATATCGATGCCTTTAAATTGTTCTAATGCGCCGGAATAAACTATTAATTTTTCTCTGCCATTTTGTAGTAACTGATTTCGCCATTCCTTAGCTGCTTGAGAATGTCTTTCCATAAACAAGCGATTATAACCATTATGCAGTTTAATTACTTTTTCTGGTGGCATTCCATTTGCAATCATGCTTTGACGCACCGTATCGCCTACAGTTACGGCAATTTGAAATAATGGATTGTTGACTATTGCTTGTGCAAACGGTTTGTCTTCGTGGTGGTGATGTTCGTAAATTGCAGGAACACCATTTTTTACCGCAGCTTCGATAAAATTCCAGTCTCGACTGTGAACAATTTTAGTTTTAGGAAGAATATGGAAAGGAAAATAATATTTTGAGGCAATAGTATTTGAGCTAGTGAATTTACTTTTTACATAGTCGATGGGAAAAGGCATCGGTAAAGGAGAAACTTTCAGCTTATCGTGCAGGTTATAATATTTTTTGAGTTTATCGGGTGTTTTTCTAGGTCGAAAGGGACTGATTAAATCAATCGGGTTTAAAGCTTCCTTTCCTTTGGAAGGATATACCAATACTGTAGAGTAACCCAAGTTAGCAACAGCATTTGCTGCATTAGTAGACTGGACTAAATGAGCCTCTGGTTTCGGGATTTCTTCTTTAATAAAATAAATATAGTGTTTTTTTGAATTATTATTTTTCATATAAATAAATTGATGATTCTATATTATCCATTTATTGATGATAGCTACTTTTAAGCTTTAATATTGTCTTCAAAGTGCTTTAGTTCATTGAGTAAGTGCAAAGCTGATTGATAAGCTTGAGAAACTATTTCATCTTCCGATTGAGTCTTATCTTCTTCTTGTTTAATTAATAAGTTGAGCGAAGTCATTATTGATTCTGTATTTTTGCGGAAATCTTTAGAAATCTCTTTTAAGTTATTTTCTGGAGTTATTTCGTCGTGACTTTCTCCTGCTGTTGAAACTAATTGCCAGTTTTTTTGTAAGCTGAAAATATCCTCAAAAACATCAACAAAGCTCAAAATTTTCCAAGCTGATTTATAAGATTCTTCTAATAATTGATGCTTTTCTTGAGAATTCTCTGGGGAATTATCGATTAATAAAAGCAGATAACCAATCATAGAGTTGAGTCGAGTCCGCATTTCGTAAGATACTTTCACCAAACTTTGCTGACGATTATTTTCTGTTTCTCCTTGGGAACCAAACTGCATCGAATAAAGCCTTTTGTAGTAGCCGCCCTTTTGCAACAGTTCTTTATGGGTTCCCACTTCTACTACCCTTCCTTGCTCTAAAACCGCTATTTGGTCGGCTTTTTGTACCGTAGAAAGACGGTGAGCGACTACCAATGTAGTTCTATCTCGGCTCAAATCATCGATAGCTTCTTGTACTAAACGCTCGGAAACAGTATCTAATGCAGAAGTGGCTTCATCCAGTATCAAAATTTCGGGATTTTGCAACAAAGCTCTTGCTATTGCTAATCTTTGCCTTTGTCCTCCAGACAACATTACACCGCGATCGCCGATTGTGGTTTCAAAACCTTGAGGCAGTTTAATAATAAATTCGTAAGCATTAGCACGTTTGGCTGCGGAAATCACTTCTTCATCATCAGCTTCGGGTTTTCCATAAGCAATGTTGTTTCTTACCGAATCATTGAAAAGGAAAGTGTCTTGGGAAACGATTCCCATTGCTTGTCGCAGCGATTGTAAATTGAATTCTTTTAAATCTGTATCGTCAATAGCGATTTTACCGGAATTGGGGTCGTAAAATCTTGGTAAAAGGTCGGCTAAAGTTGATTTACCCGCACCCGATCCACCTACTAAAGCTAGGGTAGTGCCCCGAGGTAAATATAAATCGACATCTTGAAGAATTAATTTGTCGTGATTGGGATAGCTAAAGGAAATTGAATTGAAATGTATTCCTTTATCTAAATTTGTAAAATTAATATCACCGCTACCCATAAACGGTTTGTTTTGGATGTCTAAAAAATCTGCAATTACACTAACGCTAGCAGATGTATTGGCAAAATTACTACGTACCGTATTTAACTGAGACAATAATGGCAGCGTTCTTAAAAGAAGTAATAAATATGTTAGTAGTACTGCTGAAAGCGAAGATATCTGGTCGCTAAAAATAGAACGACTGATAAAAACAATACCTAATAAAGCTGAGATACCCATTACTTCACTAAGCGGTGCAATTAATTCGGAGTTAGCCTGAGATTTAAAATCTGCTTTTTCTCGATTTAGAATTAATTCCTTAATGCGTCGAAATTCTTTGTTTTCGTTACCAGTGGATTTTACTAAACGTATACCATTTAGAGTTTCTAGCATCGCGATGGAATATCCTTTAGATATTTCGCTTAATTCCTTACCAAATTTTTTAGAACGGATAATTGCATACTGATTTACTACCATCACTAAAGATAATAATAGGACTGCTGCAATCGTTAACTGCCAAGAAAGCAACATTAATATGCCAGCAAAAACAAAAATAGTAATTCCCAGAATTATTAGTTTTGTGATGTTGCGTATTGCAGAAGCTGCGCGACCACTTTCTACTCCTAGACGGTTGATTAAATCACCGACTTTCATCTTGGAATAATAATCAATATCAACTTCTAATAACAGCTTGACACCAGCTTGGCGAATATCTGAAGTTAAACGACGGGTTAAAGTACTAGATGTCAAACTACTCGCATAATTAGCTGCATTTTTTAATAAAATAGTTAGTATAATACCTAACGCCATCAATAATAAACGATAGTTCTCTGGAACATTATCGAATGGATACATAATGGCTTTAAGAAGTACAGGGGCACCCTCTAAATCTACTTCTTGACCTACAATTCTGAGAATTACTGGCACAATTAATGTAGCACTAACCCCATTAAATAAAGCTCCTGAAAAGCCCAAAACAACTGTGAGGATAATCCAGCCTGGATAGGGTTTAGCAAATCGATAAATTAGCTTTTTCGTAGACATGAAGCTTTTTACTTAAATTTTATAACTTGAGATGAGACAACAATCATTTAAATGTCTTTTAAAGAAATAGTTTATAACTCAAAAATATAGCTTATAAACGAGAAATAACTTTAGATAAAGTCGATGCCATCGCGTCTATACTATAATTTTCAATGCATCTTTCTCTAGCTCTTTTACCTTTTTCAATAGCTGATTCAAAATTCTGGAAAATATATTCTATTGTGTTCGCAATGTCCTCGGGATTACTTGAATCTACAATATAACCGGTGTCTGCTAAAATTTCTGGAATATCTCCTACTCTTGTTGCCAAAATTGGCTTTGCCATAGACATTCCATCTGTTAATTTTAAAGGAAATTGGGCTAAAGCGGCAGGAGTGTTTCGTTGAGGAACAACGATTACATCTGCACCCGCAACAATTTCTGGCATTTTATCGGCTGACTGTTTTGGTAATTGAATTATCCAACGTCCCCATTTTTCAATTAACTGAGCATCATAATTATCATAAGGACTACCACCAACAATAACTAGCTTTATAGTAGAATCATTTAGCTTATCCAAAGCCATTAAAACATCTTCTACTCCTTTGTAGGGTCTTGGGGCACCGGGGAACATTAAAATTTTATAGTCGGAAAATCCATATCTCTTTTTACTTTCTTGAGAGTTATAAAGCTCGGGATTGAAAAGTGATGTATCTTTTCCATTTGGTACGAATATCCCACCGAAGCGTTTTCTCAAAAATTCAGTATGAATAGTAATTACATCCGCTTTATGGGACATATTTTCTAACCATTTTAAATAAAGTGGATGGTCTGGATATCTCAGCACACCTTCGGACTTCAAAACATCTCTACCAAATTGCTTTAAAGAAGGACGATACTTCCATTTTTCCCCACCAAACCAACTTAATTCCCAATCATCAATATCTAAAATTATTGGCTTCCGAGAATTCATTCTTTTTATCAACGACAACCCCAAAGTAGTAGGTTTAGGTCTCATTGCATAAATTATATCGCCATCTAATTTTTTTAAAAGCTGAGAAGCACTGGAGATAAATCCTGGATAATTATAACCCTTAAATGTCGTAATTTTAATTTCAGATTGGGGAATTACCGCTGCTTGATTGCCGAACACAAATCCTAAAATTTCCACTTGGTATTCAAGCTTTTGCAGTGCTTGTGCAAGTAAAAAACAACGTACTCCACCACCTCCCCATCGACCTTCTCCAGAGGCTGATAGATCGCTAACAACTATAGAAACTTTTAGTTGTTTTTTGCTTTGCATACTTCCCCACAACAATTAAGTTCTGCTAATTGACAATAAAAAATATTAGTAGAAACCCCGATGCCTATTTAAGTGATGTTTTAAATCTTCTTATAAAACGGCATTTACTCAATGTTTATTGTATAAAAACACGAGTCATAGTCTAACTCTGTATCTACTAGTTATCCTAGAGCGAATTTACTGATAGTTATAGAGAAACCTAAATAATTATATCTATGAGTAAGTACTATTACGGTTTGGATTGAATTTGTCAATGTTAATATAGAAACTTAAATATATGCGTTTTAGCAAAAGAAAGCCGGTTCTTTTTACGATCCATAGTCAATTTCGCTAAACTGGTTCTGGGTTGAACAAATATAGATTAGGAAGGCTAAATTATGCAGGTGTTTCGCTTACCGGCACTTTCAGATAATTATATATTTTTGCTTTACGACAATAAACAAAATATTGCTGCTGTAGTCGATCCAGCCCAAGCGGAACCTGTTTTAGCAAAACTCAGAGAACTCAATGCTGAATTAATCGCTATTTTTAATACCCATCATCATTACGATCATGTAGGTGGTAATCAAAAATTAATAGAGAAATTTCCCCAACTCACAGTTTATGGTGGAAGCTGCGATAAAGGCAGAATTCCCGGACAACAAGTTTTTCTAGAAGATGGCGATCGCGTTTCTTTTTCTAATCGCACTGGTGAGGTTTTATTCGTTCCCGGACATACCCGCGCTCACATAGCTTACTATTTTCCTCCCGAGAATCACGGAGAAACGGGAGAACTATTCTGTGGAGACACTTTATTCGCTGGTGGTTGCGGTAGGCTCTTTGAAGGTACACCAGCACAAATGGTAAATTCACTGAGTAAAATCCGTGTTTTACCGGATAATACGCGGGTTTGGTGCGCTCACGAGTATACTTTAAAGAATTTAAAATTCGCCATTGCAGTAGATGGTGAAAACCCCGAACTTCAAAAGCGATTTGAGGAAGTTAAAGCATATCGCAACCGAAATCAAGCTACCGTTCCCTCTTTGTTGGGAATTGAAAAACATACCAATCCCTTTCTCAGATGGGAAGAGCCTGCATTACAATCGGCTGTCAACAGTAGCGATGCGGTGGAAACTTTCGGGCGTTTGCGGGGGATGAAAGATAATTTTTAAATGGGAATTTGTACTAATGGCTTTTCCTTAAGTTGGGAATGATTTATCTCCCCCTAGGATTGGGGGTTGGGGGCAAATCATACTTTTAATCAGCAACGCCAAATATGACATGTACTGCATCATGCTGTTCTAATAGTTGCGTTATTTCTGCTGACATTTGATTTGTCATGTCGTCTTCATGCTCTAAGGTACGAAGTTTTTGAATTGCTTCACCCAAGGTTATTGAAGCATCAGAATCAGAATATTGATTTGGAGTGTATATTCATTTTGTATTTAATTTATACAAGTAAGCACTTACTTATTTTAGAAATATACAATTCCAATAATAAATAAGCAAATACTCACTTATTTATTATCGGAGTAAATTTAGAGTTAAAAAAATCTCAGAGACGTAAAGAACCTCAAATCTTGCATCATTGTCGTTAATCCCAAATACCCGCCTTGTAAGCCGGAGGCTTTCTCACAGAGAAATCAATTTCAAGGCTGATATACAAAGTACGTTGAAACGCACTAAAAGCATTACCTAGTCGTCTTTAGACGACTTTGTTTTTGAGCCTGGGAATTTATTCCTAGGCGGTTGTTGAGAATGGCGCAAGATTTGATGAATGCGGAAAGATAAGAAGTAGAGAGATTTAATTAGGAAGGAAAAGAAGCACTTAATACTCCTATCCCCTTTCCCCTATGATATTGTTTGCTAATTAAGCAACTTCAAATTCAGCTCGGAAAAATAAATCATCGAAGTCATTATCGCCGCCACCAAATAAATCTTCAAAACCGAAAGTATTGTTATCTACTAAGCGAATATGCTCTACTCCATCGGGGTTTGCTCCCAGGAATGAAAAGTAAGCAAGTGGATCGTCTCCTCCTTGATTGCTGGGGTTTTGAGACAGAAATTCTTCTGCTGTTCCATTGGCGATAATAAACGGAGCTAATAATTCTCCTCCGGCAAACTGTTGAGCTTCGGTGGTGTTACGATTTAATTCAAAAGCTCTTCTTGCGACAGCAGCTTCAGCATAACCTTCATCACCGGGGCTTAAAGCGTTACCAAACTCATCCAACACGGTTCCCTGAGTATCTTCAATAATGTAGAAACCAACTAGATTATTAAAAGCTGCTTCGCTGGTAACTTCTAATAAATTAGCCGTTACTTGTTGATTACCTATCGATCTAAAGTCAAGCAGCGCTTCTCCCTGCCCGTTATCTTGAAAAGCAGCACCTAGAGGAGTCTGTGGTAGATCGTTAGTTGTAACCGTAATCCGGGCAACTTCATAACCATCAGCAGTAAAATCAGCATTCGCAAATCTGGGTTCGCTTAAAATTCGTCCGTCTGCTTGAAAACCTTGATGAAGTTCAACTACACCATTTTCGTCAGTTCCAGTATTTGGGGTACTTTGACCAAAAAACGCAGTACTGTCTTCTGCTTCGTCATTGACTTCGGTTCCTGCATCTAAAACTTGATTTCCTCTGACAACAAAATCAGCGCCCAAGAAATTACCATTTTGATCAAAAATCTCGAATGCTTCAGGATTCCCATTGGCAATAAAAGCATCGTTAGACGGAAGAAGCATCGCAGCATAATTAAGAAAACGGCTGCTTGCTAAAGAACGGTCTACAGTAAAAGTAAGACTGGTAGTTTCACCGATATCAATTGGACCTGGTGTTGCTCCTCCAGGAGCGGTAATTGTGCCATCTACTAAACCAGCACCGCTACTAATAAACTCGCGAGAAATAAGACTGGTATTTCCATCTTCTGCTAAGCTTTCCAAACCAGCAGATGCGGGTCTACCACTGTCATAAGTATCAAAAGTCCCATCATGAAAACCAACCCATAACGGTGTTAACAATGTTCCATTATCGGGAGCTAGGTTTTCAACAGTTACAGTCACTTCCACTAAATCGGGTGCTGGAGGTGTATTGTTATTTTCATCACCAACAACTAGCTGACCGCGAATTGCACCACCAGGAAATTCTTCAGTATGAACGTTAAAGTATAAATCTAAATCTTCGCTTTCTTGAGTATCGCGAATTTCAGCGACTAATTCACTTAAATCATCATTAGCAGAATCCGTCTCTTCCCAAATCCCCGCTAAAGTGACCGAACCATTTTCGTTGAGAGTTACATTTAAATCTTCGTCTTGATTTCCTTGGATGTTTAGCTGATTACCAAGTTCTGGAGCAACGGTATCAAATAAACTAAAGACAACTCCTCCATTTTCTCCCCGTGATGCGTTGTGAATGTGAAGTCTAGTAACATCATCGCTGGTATCGTCAGGAGTTTGCGCTCCACCTGCGACTAAACCATTGGCTCCAAAATCTAACCCAGAGACGGTCAAACTATACTCTAGACTATCTCCAGTGTCATTAAGAGTGAGAACAGAAGTTCCTTGAGCATCTGAATCCCCAGCGGTAACTTCTTGAGAACCATCTAAATTGGAAGTAATTCTAACTGGATCTGCAATTGGAAGGGGCTTGTCTTCGGTAGAGATAGTAATACGAGCAACCTGATAATCTGGAGAGGTAAAATCGCCATTAGTAAAAGCTGTAAGAGCTAAGGGAGAACTCCCGTCTTCGCTCAAAATTCTTCCACCAGTCACAAAGCCAGGGTGTAGCTGTACGACTCCATTTTGGTCAATCCCAGTATCAGGGCTACTTTGACCAAAAAAAGCAGTACTATTTTCTGCTTCATCGTTAACTTCCGTACCAGCATCTAATACCTGCTTACCCGCAATAATAAAGTCTGCTCCAATAAAATTTCCCTCTTCATCAAAAATCTGAATCGCTTCAGGATTTCCGTTAGCGACAAATGCATCATTGGAAGGAAGAATCATTGAAGCATAGGAAAAAAACTGGCTATTTAAGTCATCGCTGTCCAGAGTAAAAGTAGCAGTCGCAACTTCACCAGGGTCAATTGGACCTGCTGCATCTCCTTCAGGACCTAGAATCCTACCATCAACCGTACCATCCCCACTTTGAAGAAACTCTTGAGAAATTAAAGTCGTACTACCATCTTCGGCAAGACTTTCCAAACCTGGAGATGCAGGTCTGCCCCGGTCATATGTATCGAAATTGCCGTTGTGGAAACC comes from Rivularia sp. PCC 7116 and encodes:
- a CDS encoding glycosyltransferase family 4 protein, giving the protein MKNNNSKKHYIYFIKEEIPKPEAHLVQSTNAANAVANLGYSTVLVYPSKGKEALNPIDLISPFRPRKTPDKLKKYYNLHDKLKVSPLPMPFPIDYVKSKFTSSNTIASKYYFPFHILPKTKIVHSRDWNFIEAAVKNGVPAIYEHHHHEDKPFAQAIVNNPLFQIAVTVGDTVRQSMIANGMPPEKVIKLHNGYNRLFMERHSQAAKEWRNQLLQNGREKLIVYSGALEQFKGIDILIDVAKQLPQVQFVCAGGKEKQVKHYQQLAQEKGVDNITFLGFILQQELASLLQAADILAHPHCSGKAATFTSPLKLFDYFASGTPIVSTKIPSLTEFENTKAIAAWCEPDSSSEFRASIAQVLETHPRKIEGYSNSIDFVKQFSWENRAAKILSYVDESLKPVISEQ
- the gloB gene encoding hydroxyacylglutathione hydrolase — its product is MQVFRLPALSDNYIFLLYDNKQNIAAVVDPAQAEPVLAKLRELNAELIAIFNTHHHYDHVGGNQKLIEKFPQLTVYGGSCDKGRIPGQQVFLEDGDRVSFSNRTGEVLFVPGHTRAHIAYYFPPENHGETGELFCGDTLFAGGCGRLFEGTPAQMVNSLSKIRVLPDNTRVWCAHEYTLKNLKFAIAVDGENPELQKRFEEVKAYRNRNQATVPSLLGIEKHTNPFLRWEEPALQSAVNSSDAVETFGRLRGMKDNF
- a CDS encoding spondin domain-containing protein, which produces MARKEITVTIENLAPQQGTFLTPFWVGFHNGNFDTYDRGRPASPGLESLAEDGSTTLISQEFLQSGDGTVDGRILGPEGDAAGPIDPGEVATATFTLDSDDLNSQFFSYASMILPSNDAFVANGNPEAIQIFDEEGNFIGADFIIAGKQVLDAGTEVNDEAENSTAFFGQSSPDTGIDQNGVVQLHPGFVTGGRILSEDGSSPLALTAFTNGDFTSPDYQVARITISTEDKPLPIADPVRITSNLDGSQEVTAGDSDAQGTSVLTLNDTGDSLEYSLTVSGLDFGANGLVAGGAQTPDDTSDDVTRLHIHNASRGENGGVVFSLFDTVAPELGNQLNIQGNQDEDLNVTLNENGSVTLAGIWEETDSANDDLSELVAEIRDTQESEDLDLYFNVHTEEFPGGAIRGQLVVGDENNNTPPAPDLVEVTVTVENLAPDNGTLLTPLWVGFHDGTFDTYDSGRPASAGLESLAEDGNTSLISREFISSGAGLVDGTITAPGGATPGPIDIGETTSLTFTVDRSLASSRFLNYAAMLLPSNDAFIANGNPEAFEIFDQNGNFLGADFVVRGNQVLDAGTEVNDEAEDSTAFFGQSTPNTGTDENGVVELHQGFQADGRILSEPRFANADFTADGYEVARITVTTNDLPQTPLGAAFQDNGQGEALLDFRSIGNQQVTANLLEVTSEAAFNNLVGFYIIEDTQGTVLDEFGNALSPGDEGYAEAAVARRAFELNRNTTEAQQFAGGELLAPFIIANGTAEEFLSQNPSNQGGDDPLAYFSFLGANPDGVEHIRLVDNNTFGFEDLFGGGDNDFDDLFFRAEFEVA
- a CDS encoding glycosyltransferase family 10 domain-containing protein → MTTNKIKIGMMSSYSALDNASDWLWQQTPEHFGIWDNIQLVSTDPKPDFLLMYNYTSFPKPPQKHLLFWKNRKRQNHYEKVQKTFKEKLRGMPKDKVIYLLREPPLEEVVEKNKKFYQAAQNYCSYVSGPDDYAPNPDYMPAIWYYSNSFRELNEMPPPIKAKPLSWVTSGINRTENHRKRLAFLKMLRDSELELDLYGRGLPDWAQGGGELGNKWYGMAPYYYNLSVENYIDNDWYVSEKLWDSLLAWCLPIYYGGPAADKLLPPGSFLRLPSMDEKGLAYIKEVTSTPDAWYEAKEAIAEARQIILHKLNLVSWLSNYVKKFS
- a CDS encoding glycosyltransferase family 4 protein, which translates into the protein MQSKKQLKVSIVVSDLSASGEGRWGGGGVRCFLLAQALQKLEYQVEILGFVFGNQAAVIPQSEIKITTFKGYNYPGFISSASQLLKKLDGDIIYAMRPKPTTLGLSLIKRMNSRKPIILDIDDWELSWFGGEKWKYRPSLKQFGRDVLKSEGVLRYPDHPLYLKWLENMSHKADVITIHTEFLRKRFGGIFVPNGKDTSLFNPELYNSQESKKRYGFSDYKILMFPGAPRPYKGVEDVLMALDKLNDSTIKLVIVGGSPYDNYDAQLIEKWGRWIIQLPKQSADKMPEIVAGADVIVVPQRNTPAALAQFPLKLTDGMSMAKPILATRVGDIPEILADTGYIVDSSNPEDIANTIEYIFQNFESAIEKGKRARERCIENYSIDAMASTLSKVISRL
- a CDS encoding ABC transporter ATP-binding protein, translated to MSTKKLIYRFAKPYPGWIILTVVLGFSGALFNGVSATLIVPVILRIVGQEVDLEGAPVLLKAIMYPFDNVPENYRLLLMALGIILTILLKNAANYASSLTSSTLTRRLTSDIRQAGVKLLLEVDIDYYSKMKVGDLINRLGVESGRAASAIRNITKLIILGITIFVFAGILMLLSWQLTIAAVLLLSLVMVVNQYAIIRSKKFGKELSEISKGYSIAMLETLNGIRLVKSTGNENKEFRRIKELILNREKADFKSQANSELIAPLSEVMGISALLGIVFISRSIFSDQISSLSAVLLTYLLLLLRTLPLLSQLNTVRSNFANTSASVSVIADFLDIQNKPFMGSGDINFTNLDKGIHFNSISFSYPNHDKLILQDVDLYLPRGTTLALVGGSGAGKSTLADLLPRFYDPNSGKIAIDDTDLKEFNLQSLRQAMGIVSQDTFLFNDSVRNNIAYGKPEADDEEVISAAKRANAYEFIIKLPQGFETTIGDRGVMLSGGQRQRLAIARALLQNPEILILDEATSALDTVSERLVQEAIDDLSRDRTTLVVAHRLSTVQKADQIAVLEQGRVVEVGTHKELLQKGGYYKRLYSMQFGSQGETENNRQQSLVKVSYEMRTRLNSMIGYLLLLIDNSPENSQEKHQLLEESYKSAWKILSFVDVFEDIFSLQKNWQLVSTAGESHDEITPENNLKEISKDFRKNTESIMTSLNLLIKQEEDKTQSEDEIVSQAYQSALHLLNELKHFEDNIKA